ACCACCAGCAGCTCGATCAGGGTAAAACCCCGTCGTGGTGCTTCATTCATATTCGGTACTCCACTATTTGATGCAGCCGAAGCGGCGGGAAAGGACGGCATCTTGCCGCGGATTGAAAACTACACGAGTTCTGTCCTTTCCGGTTGAGGTGGAGCCCGTGCCTGGAGGTCCTCCACCCCATCTTGCGACTCGGGCACCCGCACCCACAGGGGATGAGGCCACCCGGCCGCTTGTTCCATCGGTACCGTCTGCGAAGCGTCCGCATCTTCTACAGCCGCACTGTTGGGCGAGTAGTAGCCCGCGGCGACTGGGAAGTGTCCGTCCGGCTGCGGACCGTCACCCGATTGATCCCCGTGTTCGTGGGGCAGCCCACCACCGGCGTGGGTGTGGAAGCGCCCATCGGTACCATGCCAATGCAGCACCGGCACGCCCGGCACGGCGCTCAGCAGCCGAATCACTACGGCCGCCACCATGACAGGCAAGGCCCATGAGACCGCAGCGCAATACCTGGCTCCCGAGGGGCGGCAACCGATGGTGCGGCCACCCGAGCTCCGGACTTTCCGTTTCACGCGCATGCCGCAGCTCGCGCTAACTGACCGGTTCGGCGGTTTCGCCGTTCTTCAGGCGCTCCGCGACGCGGCGCTGCGAGCGCAGGAGATTGTGCCGGGAGTACTCAAGACCTTCATCGCAGACGGCCATGGCCTTGTCATATTCACCCAGCTCGGTGAGGGCGCGCGCCAGGAAGAGATAGGTTTCGCCGTGGACCTGGTCCTGAAACTCATCGAAAACCTCGCGCTTGTCGCGCATGGCGAGTTTGAGCTTCAGCGCGTCCCGTGCGCCCTCGGTCAGTACTTCGACCGCGACGCGGTAGGCCTCGGTGGCGTTGCTGGGGTGAAACCGCTTCAGATCTTCCGGAATTTCGATTTCCTTTCCCCGGTTCTCCTCGTGGATGAGCAACTCAAGACGGTCGGCATACTCAAAGAAGAGGCGACCCAGCGCGGCCTTGACTTCGAAACTGTTGGGGTTCGCTTTCAAACCGGCCACGAGCAAATCCTTCGCCTCGGCGGGATCACCGGCGAAGTCGGTGAGGTAGAAGGCGCCCAGGGTGTAGAGGCGCTCGAGCCGCGGATTGAGCTTGACGGCCAATTGGTACCACGGAATGATTTCTTTCGGGTCGTCGTGGACGTGCCCTTCCTGATAGCAGGTCACGTTGCGATGAATTTCGCCGAGCAGGCCGCGCCAGTCCCGATTTTTGTCCAGAACCATGTTCACACCTTCGGTGTGGCCCATGCCCACGGCGGTTCCGGTGGCGTCCTGCCGCATGAAGCCTTCTTCCTCCTCGCCTTTGGTGGGCATGCGCTGGACCATGCCGACGTGGAGGTATTCCATGCTCTTCAGCCACATCAGGTCGCCCACGGACATCTGGAGCTGGCCCATGAGGGACAGGGCGATAGACTCTTTGGCCGCTTCGATTTCACTGGGCTGGTAGGTGGCGTCGGAGACCACCACGGCGGCGGATAGCCGTCCCGGCATGGCGCCCGCGACGAGGGCGATGGCGACGAGGCCCAGAACCACCAGGGTATCTTTTTTCATCGGAAAAACTCCTTAGAGATCGACACGGTGGAAGCGGCGAACGCCCACGGCGATGAACACCGACGCGTAAACCAGGGCGTAGAGCGTCAGCGCCGCGAGCACCCAGAAGGGGGTGGGCAGGTAACCGTGGACCTCGCGCTTGGTGAGATCGAAGAGCTCGAGATGGGGCAGGACCCAGTAGAGGACTTCCATCAGCGTGCGCCCCCATCCTTCCAGGTCGGTGCGGACCGTGGTGAGGGTATTGGCGAAGGTCTGCATGGCCAGGGCCAGGAGCATGGACACGGTAACGTTGCCGCTGTGGGTCAGAAAGACCGACAGGCACAGGGTGAGTCCGGCGATGATCCACATGGCGAGGATGCGCAGGTAGACGGCCTGGAAGAAGACCGCCGATACGGGGACGCCGAGAATCTTGAAGAGCAGGAAGAGCTCGGCCGAGAAGAGCACGACCACGGCGGAGGCCATGGCGCAGACGCCCAGGTATTTGCCGAGAAAGACCTGCAGCCGGGAAACGGGCTTGGCCAGGAGGGGATAGAGGGTCCGGTTTTGTATTTCGTTGGGGAGCTGGCGGGCGGCGGTGACCACACAGATGAGTACCGCAAGCAGCCCGGTGGTGGTGAAGCCCACGTCCTTCACGAATTTCCCGAGCCCTTCGGTGCCGAAACGGCTGAAGAGCCCCGCGCCGAATACGATGAGCGCGGCGAGAATAAGGACGACGTAGGGATCTTTGCGCCGAAAGGAATCGATGATGGTGACTTGGGCGATGCCCAGAATTTTATCCATGGGAAATGGCTTTCCAAGAGTATGCGCGGCCCATCGGGGCCACGGCGATAGTTCCAATCAACTGACTTTGTGACCAATGCGCTGGACGAAGAAGTCTTCCAGGGAGCCGGGCTCCTCATAGGAGGATTTCGCCTCCACATTGAGTTCCCTGAGCAACTGGTCGATGGATTCCCGCGCCTCCACGCTGTCCGCGGAGAAGGTGGTCTGGCCGTTGCTCACGGCGTGGATATAGACGCCCGGCGGCAGCACCGGCGGCGAGAGCAGGCCGTCCACTTTCACAATATGGCGCCGGATGGCGTTCGACATGGCCGCAAGGTGATCTTCCGCCAGCACCTTGCCCTCGTCGATCAGGATCACCCGATCGCAGAGCATGGTGACCTCGGAGAGCTCGTGGGACGAGAAGAACACCGTCTTCCCCTTCGCCTTGAAGTCCATGAGGATGCGGCGAACGTCGTAGCGCGCCACGGGATCGAGCCCGGAAGTGACCTCGTCCAGGATCAGCAGGTCGGGTTCGCCCATGATGGCCTGGGCGATGCCCACGCGCTGGAGCATGCCCTTGGAGAAGCCGCGCACCGGCTCGCGATCGCGTCCCGTGAGCTTCACCTTCGCGAGCAACTCGTCGATCATGGCCTCGCGTTGTGGCTTTGGTATCTCCCGCAGTTTCGCAAACATGCGGAGGGTTTCCCGCGCGGTCAGAAAGGGATAGTACAGCGCGACTTCCGGCAGGAAGCCCACCTGGCGCCGACCATCCATGTGACCCGCGGGCAGGCCCATGACTTTCACGGTGCCTTTGGTGGGCTTCCTGAAGCCCATCAGCACTTTGATCGCGGTGGACTTTCCCGCGCCGTTGGGACCGATGAAACCCACGACCTCGCCGCGCTTCACGGAGAGATTGAGTCCGTCGACGGCGCGGATGAGCTTCCCGCTGTCGGTCGTGTACTCGACCATGAGATCCCGGATTTCGATAACATTCTCGTTGCTGATCATTGCGCTTCCATTCCGTCCGGCTGAATTTCCGTAGCTTCTTCCTGTTTCAATTTGCGCGCTTCCTTCCGGGCCTGCCGCTCGTCCCACATGCGATCCAATTGTTTCTCCCTTATCGTGGGGGTATGGGGGACGGCTTCACCTTCCGAAGACGCCGACACCGTCGATGCCGCGCCTTGCTCGACGGACTGGAGCGCCGGCTCGTCGTGGTCGTGCCCATCGTGTAATCCGCCGCCCTCATAGGGCCGGCCCTCCAGGTGCGCGCGGAGCTTCTCCACGTCAAACTCGATGCCCAGGGCATCGTCAAAAACGCGCTCCTCGATGCCCATGCCTTTCTCGAGGTAGGTTTCGAAGGCCCGGATGTGGTGCTCTTTCGCGGAGCACCCGGCACTGTCCCCCAGCTCCCACTCGTTGCCATCGTGCTTGTAGTAGTACTCGATGCCCTTGAAGGTCTTGCAATCCTTGTCGCCCTTCTCGCGGATGTAGACGTGCACCACGCCATAGGAAGGGCCAAAGAGTTCGTAGGGGCGCTCGGTGTCCACAATGGCCACATACTCGAAGTCTTCCCGCTTCACCTGCGGTGACTCCGTGTTGAACCATTCGTCCACGTGCCTGGATGCGAGCTCCCGCAGGCGAGCCTGCATGGAGCGATTTTCAAACTTGGCGTAGGCGACCCAGCATACAAAGAGGAAGAGGACGGTAAAAACAACATAGATGTCGCGGCGACGGATGATGATTTCCATGACAATTCTCCACGCGGAACGGGTGCGGTTTGGAATGGGGACCCGACCGGGCACACTACGGGCGCAGTTATCCGGATCGGGATGCATTCAGCGAGCAAAAAAAGGGGGAATCAGGCCCCGGTTACGGGGAAATCCTCCTGCGGAGGACCTCGCTGAAATTCGTGCCCCGCCGGGACACCGTGGAGGGTTCCGGGGCTGCCTGGCGCCCCGG
This region of Candidatus Hydrogenedentota bacterium genomic DNA includes:
- a CDS encoding ABC transporter permease subunit; this translates as MDKILGIAQVTIIDSFRRKDPYVVLILAALIVFGAGLFSRFGTEGLGKFVKDVGFTTTGLLAVLICVVTAARQLPNEIQNRTLYPLLAKPVSRLQVFLGKYLGVCAMASAVVVLFSAELFLLFKILGVPVSAVFFQAVYLRILAMWIIAGLTLCLSVFLTHSGNVTVSMLLALAMQTFANTLTTVRTDLEGWGRTLMEVLYWVLPHLELFDLTKREVHGYLPTPFWVLAALTLYALVYASVFIAVGVRRFHRVDL
- a CDS encoding ABC transporter ATP-binding protein: MISNENVIEIRDLMVEYTTDSGKLIRAVDGLNLSVKRGEVVGFIGPNGAGKSTAIKVLMGFRKPTKGTVKVMGLPAGHMDGRRQVGFLPEVALYYPFLTARETLRMFAKLREIPKPQREAMIDELLAKVKLTGRDREPVRGFSKGMLQRVGIAQAIMGEPDLLILDEVTSGLDPVARYDVRRILMDFKAKGKTVFFSSHELSEVTMLCDRVILIDEGKVLAEDHLAAMSNAIRRHIVKVDGLLSPPVLPPGVYIHAVSNGQTTFSADSVEARESIDQLLRELNVEAKSSYEEPGSLEDFFVQRIGHKVS